The Pyxidicoccus sp. MSG2 DNA segment TCGAAGGGCACGCGAGACGGCTTGCGCGCAACGGCATTGCGCCGCCGCGCGGGCGGCTTCTCAGCCGGCTTTGGCTTCCGTGTCGTCGTCCTCGGCGAAGAGCTCAATCAGGTGCCCCGTACGCTCACGCTTCGTCCTCAAATAGTCGACGTTATGCGGATTGTGCTCGGTCCGGGAAGGGATTCGACGCCGGACGGGGACACCTTCTTCGACCATGCCGGCAATCTTGAGCGGGTTGTTGGTGATCAGATCAACCGAGCGGACGTCCAGGCTGCGCACCATCTCCGCCGCGATGTCGTACGTGCGCAGATCATCCGCGAAGCCCAGCTGCCTGTTGGCCTCGTAGGTATCCAGGCCCTTGGCCTGCAGGGCGTACGCCTTGATCTTGTTCCCCAGGCCGATTCCCCGGCCCTCCTGGCGGAGGTACAGGACGACCCCCAGGCCCCCCTGGGTGATGAAGTCCAGCGCCCGGTCCAGCTGCTGCCGGCAGTCGCACTTCAGGCTGCCGAAGACCTCGCTCGTCAGGCACTCGGAATGGATGCGCACCGGCACCCCCTCCATGCCCTTCACGTCGCCCACCACGAGGGCCACGTGCTCGCGGCCGTTGCGCTTGTCGCGGAAGACGATGGTCCGCAGCGTGCCGCGCTCGGTGGGGACATCCGCCTCCGCGAACC contains these protein-coding regions:
- the ribA gene encoding GTP cyclohydrolase II — its product is MSDTRSPQVLPTRKHTQHLERFAEADVPTERGTLRTIVFRDKRNGREHVALVVGDVKGMEGVPVRIHSECLTSEVFGSLKCDCRQQLDRALDFITQGGLGVVLYLRQEGRGIGLGNKIKAYALQAKGLDTYEANRQLGFADDLRTYDIAAEMVRSLDVRSVDLITNNPLKIAGMVEEGVPVRRRIPSRTEHNPHNVDYLRTKRERTGHLIELFAEDDDTEAKAG